A window of Mycolicibacterium madagascariense genomic DNA:
GCGGCACTGCACCGGCGCTGGCCGTGGACGCTGTCGCGGCGGGAGTTGATCGACGAGGTACGCGCCCAACTCCCCGCCGGCAGCGAGGCGCCGCCGGTCGAATCGAGGGTCGACGATCTGCTCGAGGGGTTGATCGGTCATGGCCATGCGCGGGTCCGGCTCGAACCGGTGGCGCCGACGTCGGAGGCCGGCTCGATCCGCCTGAACGAACCGGCTCGGCTGATGGCCGAGCTGACCGCCCCGCTCGCCGAGGCGTTCGTCGTCAATCCCTGGCACGAGACCATGCCGTTGGAGCCGCTGGACCGCTACCTGCTACCGCTGTTGGATGGCAGCCGGGATCGCGACGAACTCGTCGACGCCTTGGTGAACGTGTTCGGCGAGAACAGGATTCGCATCGAGCTCGACGACGAGCAGGAGTCCGACCCCGACACCGTTCGGGCAGTCCTGACCCAGGAGGTCGACGGACTGCCCGAACGGCTGGCCGAGCTGAGACTGCTCCGCGTGTCCGATCCGCCGCCTTAGGGGGCGGGGTCTGGTGGTGGGGGCAGGATGAGTCCCGGTGGTGGGGTGGGCCCGTCGGCGGGGTCGGGCAGGTAGTCCACCAGTCCCGGCGGGATCACCGTGCCCGGGGGCGGTGCGGTACCGGGCAGCGGCTCACCCAACTGCTGACGCGGCGCCTGACCCAACCCGCCATAGGTGCGACCCGCCCGCTGCAGATCGATCCACCGACCGAACCACGTCCCCTTGCGCACGTCGTCGTTCTCCGCACCCGGAGCCACCCCGAACTGGGTGCCCTGCCCCGGTGCGGAGGGCACGTCGTTGAGTTCCTGTGCGCCATAGGCATTGTTGAACACGTTCAGGTTCGGCACCGTCCCGAGCTGACCGTTGGGCGCCTCGGGCACCGGGTTCTGCCCCAGCACGCTGGCCGCGTCCAGTCCCACCACCTGGGGTGCGCCCAACGCCCCCGGCACCCCGGGTTGCCCGCGCTGCGCCAGCATGTCCAGGCCCTGGGCACCCAGGGGCGTCCCCACCAACGGCAACACCGGACCCTGATCCGGGGCCGGCGGCGGCGGATCCCCCGGCGCCGGTGGCGGCGGGGGTGGGCCGTCGTCGGCGACGGCGGTCGCCGGGAAGGCGAGCGCCGCGCCCACGGCCAGCACCCCAAACGCCGAAGCGGCGAACCGATTGCGATCCATCACGCCCCGGCCCTAGACCGACTTGGTGACGCCGTAGTAGGCCACCACGTCATCGGTGTCGGTGGTCGAACTGGTCAACGTGGCATAGGACCGCAGGAACGACTGACCCACGCACCCATCGACCTTGATGTGAGTGTCCTTCAACGTCACCCGCGCCGGGGCGGCCTTGAACGACTTCTTGTCCACCGTCACCGTGGACACCGAACCCGGCTTCGGGTGGATCTCGATGGTCCCCGACAACGGGAACTGCACGCTGCCCAACCCGATGCCGGTCAACCCGCCCGCCGCGGCGCTCCCGGTGAAGCCCAGACCCACCGTCACACCGGCCTGCCCGATCAACCGCAACTGACCCAGCTCGATGCCACACCCGATCTGATAGCCCGCCTCCAACGTGCCCCCGGAGAGCTTGGTCTTGCCCGACCCGGTCACCGTGCCGGTGAACGTGCCACCCACCAGGTACTCCCGCGAGGACAACGCCGTGGTCAACGGCGCCACCGGCAACTCGGTCTCATTGGTCGCCGCCACCGTCAACACCCACCCGTCCGGCGTGGTCACCACCCCCGGCGGCGAGGACGCCACCACACCGTCATCCGGCGGCGGCGGACCCGGATCAGCAGCAGGCACCACCGCCGGATCCGGATCAGCGGGCGGATCGGCGAGCGCCACCGGCGCCGCACCCATCGAGGTGAGCATGCAAGCCGAGGCCAGCAGGGCGACACGATTCAACATGGCAAAGCCTTTCACGAAATAGGGGACGGCTGGCTGCTAGACGGACTTGGTGACGCCGAGGTAGGTGATGACGTCGTCGGTGTTGTCGGTCGAACTCGTCAGCGTCGCGTACGAGCGGATGAACGACTGACCGGCGCAGGTGTCGGTCTTGACCCGCACCCCGGTCAGGGTGATGCGTGTCGACGTTCCCTTGAAGGACTTCTTGTCCAGCGCGACCGTGGTCACCGTGCCCGGCTTGAGGTAGACCTTGCCCTGCAAGCTGATGCCCGCGCTGAACGACGGCAGGAAGCCGGCCGCGAGACCCGGGGTGACGGCGGCACCCGGGTTGATCTCCTCCTCGTCGGAGATGATGCCGCAACCGATTTGCTCGCCGGCCTCCAGCGAACCACCGGCCAACTTCGTCTTGCCGCCGCCGGTGATCGTGCCGGTGAACGTTCCCGAGATCAGGTACTCCCGCGAGGAGATCGCCGTCGTCAGCGGTGCGACCGGCAGCTGAGTCTCGTTGCTGCCCACCACGCTGAGGTGCCACCCGTCGGGGGTGTCCAGGATCCCGGGCGCCGCCGAGGGCACCGCGCCGGTGTCCACCGGAGGAGGCGGCGGGCCTGCCGGATCGGCGGCGGGCTGGATCGCCGGGTCCGGGGCCGGCGGATCGGCCAACGCCACCGGCGCCGTGCCAACGGGTATCGCAATGCAGACAGCTGCCAGCGTCGCAAAACGGTTCAACATGATTGAATCGGCGCCTCTCGTGATCGAAACCCAGCGGATCCATCGGATCTGTCGCGGTGGAGCATCCAATGGCTGGGTAGCCACCGGGTGAACGGAAGGCCAACGATCCGCGCCCCGTTCGCATCCAATGCGCGCAGCCGTGATCCCTTCGACATCGACGGTGACCTGCCGGTGCGTGGACTCCGCGAGCAGCGACCAGGTCGTTGCTGAGAAACTCCTCTACGGATGCCGGGGGTTGGCCCGGCGTTCACCTTCCGGCTACCCGACTGCCACAGGGTGGACGGGCATCGTGTCGCGGAGTGCGTAGCGCCGCCGTCCGGCATCGGCGTTGGAATCGCTGCCGCCGGTGCGCGGAGGTAGCCTCCTGCTAGCCAGAACAGCATCACGAAAGAGGACATCTTGAGGGCATCCCACACCTGTGCACGGGCGCTGGCGGCGTCGCTGATCGCCCTCGGCCTCGGAAGTGCTTTTCTGCCAACGGCTTTCGCCGACGACGGCGATGGCACCGACCCG
This region includes:
- a CDS encoding MspA family porin gives rise to the protein MLNRVALLASACMLTSMGAAPVALADPPADPDPAVVPAADPGPPPPDDGVVASSPPGVVTTPDGWVLTVAATNETELPVAPLTTALSSREYLVGGTFTGTVTGSGKTKLSGGTLEAGYQIGCGIELGQLRLIGQAGVTVGLGFTGSAAAGGLTGIGLGSVQFPLSGTIEIHPKPGSVSTVTVDKKSFKAAPARVTLKDTHIKVDGCVGQSFLRSYATLTSSTTDTDDVVAYYGVTKSV
- a CDS encoding MspA family porin; this encodes MLNRFATLAAVCIAIPVGTAPVALADPPAPDPAIQPAADPAGPPPPPVDTGAVPSAAPGILDTPDGWHLSVVGSNETQLPVAPLTTAISSREYLISGTFTGTITGGGKTKLAGGSLEAGEQIGCGIISDEEEINPGAAVTPGLAAGFLPSFSAGISLQGKVYLKPGTVTTVALDKKSFKGTSTRITLTGVRVKTDTCAGQSFIRSYATLTSSTDNTDDVITYLGVTKSV